In Bubalus bubalis isolate 160015118507 breed Murrah chromosome 3, NDDB_SH_1, whole genome shotgun sequence, a genomic segment contains:
- the TMC8 gene encoding transmembrane channel-like protein 8 isoform X5 — MQRQWSVQAPGEPEAEPGGEELCEQEMKRLCLSQQPVRVLPYAMVDKRFIRQLREPEGVKTSCWQQWRRRRQTAGRRLGEAARRLTRGCGLWEGALYEIGGLFGTGIQSYFTFLRFLLLLNLLTLLLTSSFVLLPLVWLQPPDSGPALNFTLQCPGSGHLPQTGVSKFNNLLWNVFTGRAFNNTYLFYGAYRAGPESSSTYSIRLAYLLSPLACLLLCFCGILRRMVKGLPQKMFLGQDYRSPLSAKVFSSWDFCIRGQEAATIKKHEISNEFKMELEEGRHLLLLQQQTRAQRACHLLTYLRVNVLIGLLVVGAISAIFWATKYSQDNKEESLFLLLQYLPPGVIALVNFLGPLLFVFLVQLENYPPNTEVNLSLIWCVVLKLASLGMFSFSLGQTVLCIGRNKTSCESYGYNACDYQCWENSVGEELYKLSIFNFLLTVAFAFLVSLPRRMLVERFSGRFWAWLDREEFLVPKNVLDIVEGQTVTWMGLFYCPLLPLLNSVFIFLTFYIKKYTLLRNSRASPRRFRASSSIFFFQLVLLLGLLLAAVPLGYVVSSIRSSWDCGLFANYSAPWQVVPELVALWLPPPSQCILHYLGSHAFRFPLLILLSLVLTVCISQSQASSRAIRRLRKQLMWPPAAPHRREESYPAHCGEEYPQLETLESGPHPW; from the exons ATGCAGAGGCAGTGGTCGGTGCAGGCCCCGGGGGAGCCAGAAGCCGAGCCAGGGGGCGAGGAGCTATGTGAGCAGGAGATGAAGCGGCTGTGCCTTTCCCAGCAGCCGGTGCGGGTGCTGCCCTACGCCATGGTGGACAAGCGCTTTATCCG GCAGCTACGGGAGCCCGAGGGGGTGAAGACCTCCTGCTGGCAGCAGTGGCGTCGCAGGCGGCAGACTGCGGGCCGGCGACTGGGGGAGGCAGCTCGGCGGCTGACCCGGGGCTGTGGGCTCTGGGAGGGGGCTCTCTACGAGATCGGCG GCCTCTTTGGCACTGGAATCCAGTCCTATTTCACCTTCCTTCGCTTCCTGCTGCTACTTAACCTGCTGACCCTGCTTCTGACCAGCAGCTTTGTCCTGCTGCCCCTGGTCTGGCTCCAGCCCCCTGACTCAGGACCGGCTCTGAACTTCA CTCTCCAGTGTCCTGGTAGTGGCCACCTACCCCAGACCGGTGTTTCCAAGTTCAACAATCTACTCTGGAATGTATTTACCGGCAGG GCCTTCAACAACACCTATCTCTTTTACGGAGCGTACCGGGCGGGGCCCGAGAGCAGCTCGACATACAGTATCCGCCTGGCCTACCTCCTGAGCCCACTGGCCTGCCTGCTCCTCTGCTTCTGTGGGATTCTGCGGAG GATGGTGAAGGGGCTGCCACAGAAGATGTTCCTGGGCCAGGACTACCGGTCGCCTCTCAGTGCAAAGGTCTTCTCGTCCTGGGACTTCTGCATCCGGGGGCAGGAGGCCGCCACCATCAAGAAGCATGAGATCAGCAATGAATTCAAG atggagctggaggaggggcgtcacttgctgctgctgcagcagcAGACCCGGGCTCAGAGGGCCTGCCACCTGCTCACCTACCTGCGGGTCAACGTCCTCATCGGGCTGCTGGTGGTTGGAGCCATCAGCGCCATCTTCTGGGCCACCAAGTACTCGCAGGACAACAAGGAG GAGTCCTTGTTTCTGCTGCTCCAGTACCTGCCCCCTGGGGTCATCGCCCTGGTCAACTTTTTGGGTCCCCTGCTGTTCGTTTTCCTGGTCCAGCTGGAGAACTACCCTCCCAACACTGAGGTCAACCTCAGCCTTATCTG GTGCGTGGTGCTCAAGCTGGCCAGCCTGGGAATGTTCTCCTTCTCGCTGGGCCAGACCGTGCTGTGCATCGGCAGAAACAAGACCAGCTGTGAGTCCTACGGCTACAACGCCTGTGACTACCAG TGCTGGGAGAATTCAGTGGGAGAGGAGCTGTACAAACTCAGCATCTTCAACTTCCTCCTCACGGTGGCCTTCGCCTTCCTTGTCAGCCTGCCTAGGAG gatgttGGTGGAGCGGTTCTCCGGCCGGTTCTGGGCTTGGCTGGACCGAGAGGAGTTCCTGGTGCCCAAGAACGTGCTGGACATCGTGGAGGGGCAGACGGTCACCTGGATGGGCCTCTTCTACTGCCCCCTGCTGCCCCTGCTCAACAGCGTCTTCATCTTCCTCACCTTCTACATCAAGAAG tacACTCTGCTGAGGAACTCCAGGGCGTCCCCTCGGCGATTCCGCGCCTCCAGCTCCATCTTCTTCTTCCAGCTGGTGCTCCTCCTGGGCCTGCTCCTGGCCGCCGTGCCCCTGGGCTATGTGGTCAGCAG CATCCGCTCCTCCTGGGACTGTGGCCTCTTTGCCAACTACTCGGCCCCCTGGCAGGTGGTCCCTGAGCTGGTGGCCCTCTGGCTCCCACCCCCCAGCCAGTGCATCCTCCACTACCTGGGCTCCCACGCCTTCAGATTCCCGCTTCTCATCCTACTCAG CCTTGTCCTGACCGTGTGCATCTCCCAGTCCCAGGCCAGTTCCAGAGCCATCCGGAGACTGCGGAAGCAGCTGATGTGG CCACCAGCAGCTCCTCACAGGAGAGAGGAGAGTTACCCAGCACACTGCGGGGAGGAGTACCCCCAACTGGAGACCCTGGAATCAGGCCCCCACCCATGGTAG
- the TMC8 gene encoding transmembrane channel-like protein 8 isoform X9 — MQRQWSVQAPGEPEAEPGGEELCEQEMKRLCLSQQPVRVLPYAMVDKRFIRQLREPEGVKTSCWQQWRRRRQTAGRRLGEAARRLTRGCGLWEGALYEIGGLFGTGIQSYFTFLRFLLLLNLLTLLLTSSFVLLPLVWLQPPDSGPALNFTLQCPGSGHLPQTGVSKFNNLLWNVFTGRAFNNTYLFYGAYRAGPESSSTYSIRLAYLLSPLACLLLCFCGILRRMVKGLPQKMFLGQDYRSPLSAKVFSSWDFCIRGQEAATIKKHEISNEFKMELEEGRHLLLLQQQTRAQRACHLLTYLRVNVLIGLLVVGAISAIFWATKYSQDNKEESLFLLLQYLPPGVIALVNFLGPLLFVFLVQLENYPPNTEVNLSLIWCVVLKLASLGMFSFSLGQTVLCIGRNKTSCESYGYNACDYQCWENSVGEELYKLSIFNFLLTVAFAFLVSLPRRMLVERFSGRFWAWLDREEFLVPKNVLDIVEGQTVTWMGLFYCPLLPLLNSVFIFLTFYIKKYTLLRNSRASPRRFRASSSIFFFQLVLLLGLLLAAVPLGYVVSSLVLTVCISQSQASSRAIRRLRKQLMWPPAAPHRREESYPAHCGEEYPQLETLESGPHPW, encoded by the exons ATGCAGAGGCAGTGGTCGGTGCAGGCCCCGGGGGAGCCAGAAGCCGAGCCAGGGGGCGAGGAGCTATGTGAGCAGGAGATGAAGCGGCTGTGCCTTTCCCAGCAGCCGGTGCGGGTGCTGCCCTACGCCATGGTGGACAAGCGCTTTATCCG GCAGCTACGGGAGCCCGAGGGGGTGAAGACCTCCTGCTGGCAGCAGTGGCGTCGCAGGCGGCAGACTGCGGGCCGGCGACTGGGGGAGGCAGCTCGGCGGCTGACCCGGGGCTGTGGGCTCTGGGAGGGGGCTCTCTACGAGATCGGCG GCCTCTTTGGCACTGGAATCCAGTCCTATTTCACCTTCCTTCGCTTCCTGCTGCTACTTAACCTGCTGACCCTGCTTCTGACCAGCAGCTTTGTCCTGCTGCCCCTGGTCTGGCTCCAGCCCCCTGACTCAGGACCGGCTCTGAACTTCA CTCTCCAGTGTCCTGGTAGTGGCCACCTACCCCAGACCGGTGTTTCCAAGTTCAACAATCTACTCTGGAATGTATTTACCGGCAGG GCCTTCAACAACACCTATCTCTTTTACGGAGCGTACCGGGCGGGGCCCGAGAGCAGCTCGACATACAGTATCCGCCTGGCCTACCTCCTGAGCCCACTGGCCTGCCTGCTCCTCTGCTTCTGTGGGATTCTGCGGAG GATGGTGAAGGGGCTGCCACAGAAGATGTTCCTGGGCCAGGACTACCGGTCGCCTCTCAGTGCAAAGGTCTTCTCGTCCTGGGACTTCTGCATCCGGGGGCAGGAGGCCGCCACCATCAAGAAGCATGAGATCAGCAATGAATTCAAG atggagctggaggaggggcgtcacttgctgctgctgcagcagcAGACCCGGGCTCAGAGGGCCTGCCACCTGCTCACCTACCTGCGGGTCAACGTCCTCATCGGGCTGCTGGTGGTTGGAGCCATCAGCGCCATCTTCTGGGCCACCAAGTACTCGCAGGACAACAAGGAG GAGTCCTTGTTTCTGCTGCTCCAGTACCTGCCCCCTGGGGTCATCGCCCTGGTCAACTTTTTGGGTCCCCTGCTGTTCGTTTTCCTGGTCCAGCTGGAGAACTACCCTCCCAACACTGAGGTCAACCTCAGCCTTATCTG GTGCGTGGTGCTCAAGCTGGCCAGCCTGGGAATGTTCTCCTTCTCGCTGGGCCAGACCGTGCTGTGCATCGGCAGAAACAAGACCAGCTGTGAGTCCTACGGCTACAACGCCTGTGACTACCAG TGCTGGGAGAATTCAGTGGGAGAGGAGCTGTACAAACTCAGCATCTTCAACTTCCTCCTCACGGTGGCCTTCGCCTTCCTTGTCAGCCTGCCTAGGAG gatgttGGTGGAGCGGTTCTCCGGCCGGTTCTGGGCTTGGCTGGACCGAGAGGAGTTCCTGGTGCCCAAGAACGTGCTGGACATCGTGGAGGGGCAGACGGTCACCTGGATGGGCCTCTTCTACTGCCCCCTGCTGCCCCTGCTCAACAGCGTCTTCATCTTCCTCACCTTCTACATCAAGAAG tacACTCTGCTGAGGAACTCCAGGGCGTCCCCTCGGCGATTCCGCGCCTCCAGCTCCATCTTCTTCTTCCAGCTGGTGCTCCTCCTGGGCCTGCTCCTGGCCGCCGTGCCCCTGGGCTATGTGGTCAGCAG CCTTGTCCTGACCGTGTGCATCTCCCAGTCCCAGGCCAGTTCCAGAGCCATCCGGAGACTGCGGAAGCAGCTGATGTGG CCACCAGCAGCTCCTCACAGGAGAGAGGAGAGTTACCCAGCACACTGCGGGGAGGAGTACCCCCAACTGGAGACCCTGGAATCAGGCCCCCACCCATGGTAG
- the TMC8 gene encoding transmembrane channel-like protein 8 isoform X8, which produces MQRQWSVQAPGEPEAEPGGEELCEQEMKRLCLSQQPVRVLPYAMVDKRFIRQLREPEGVKTSCWQQWRRRRQTAGRRLGEAARRLTRGCGLWEGALYEIGGLFGTGIQSYFTFLRFLLLLNLLTLLLTSSFVLLPLVWLQPPDSGPALNFTLQCPGSGHLPQTGVSKFNNLLWNVFTGRAFNNTYLFYGAYRAGPESSSTYSIRLAYLLSPLACLLLCFCGILRRMVKGLPQKMFLGQDYRSPLSAKVFSSWDFCIRGQEAATIKKHEISNEFKMELEEGRHLLLLQQQTRAQRACHLLTYLRVNVLIGLLVVGAISAIFWATKYSQDNKEESLFLLLQYLPPGVIALVNFLGPLLFVFLVQLENYPPNTEVNLSLIWCVVLKLASLGMFSFSLGQTVLCIGRNKTSCESYGYNACDYQCWENSVGEELYKLSIFNFLLTVAFAFLVSLPRRMLVERFSGRFWAWLDREEFLVPKNVLDIVEGQTVTWMGLFYCPLLPLLNSVFIFLTFYIKKYTLLRNSRASPRRFRASSSIFFFQLVLLLGLLLAAVPLGYVVSSLVLTVCISQSQASSRAIRRLRKQLMWGRCPSCRLPAGQRTRPQGRAVLRASSGSPATDWSGGTGSPTPCRF; this is translated from the exons ATGCAGAGGCAGTGGTCGGTGCAGGCCCCGGGGGAGCCAGAAGCCGAGCCAGGGGGCGAGGAGCTATGTGAGCAGGAGATGAAGCGGCTGTGCCTTTCCCAGCAGCCGGTGCGGGTGCTGCCCTACGCCATGGTGGACAAGCGCTTTATCCG GCAGCTACGGGAGCCCGAGGGGGTGAAGACCTCCTGCTGGCAGCAGTGGCGTCGCAGGCGGCAGACTGCGGGCCGGCGACTGGGGGAGGCAGCTCGGCGGCTGACCCGGGGCTGTGGGCTCTGGGAGGGGGCTCTCTACGAGATCGGCG GCCTCTTTGGCACTGGAATCCAGTCCTATTTCACCTTCCTTCGCTTCCTGCTGCTACTTAACCTGCTGACCCTGCTTCTGACCAGCAGCTTTGTCCTGCTGCCCCTGGTCTGGCTCCAGCCCCCTGACTCAGGACCGGCTCTGAACTTCA CTCTCCAGTGTCCTGGTAGTGGCCACCTACCCCAGACCGGTGTTTCCAAGTTCAACAATCTACTCTGGAATGTATTTACCGGCAGG GCCTTCAACAACACCTATCTCTTTTACGGAGCGTACCGGGCGGGGCCCGAGAGCAGCTCGACATACAGTATCCGCCTGGCCTACCTCCTGAGCCCACTGGCCTGCCTGCTCCTCTGCTTCTGTGGGATTCTGCGGAG GATGGTGAAGGGGCTGCCACAGAAGATGTTCCTGGGCCAGGACTACCGGTCGCCTCTCAGTGCAAAGGTCTTCTCGTCCTGGGACTTCTGCATCCGGGGGCAGGAGGCCGCCACCATCAAGAAGCATGAGATCAGCAATGAATTCAAG atggagctggaggaggggcgtcacttgctgctgctgcagcagcAGACCCGGGCTCAGAGGGCCTGCCACCTGCTCACCTACCTGCGGGTCAACGTCCTCATCGGGCTGCTGGTGGTTGGAGCCATCAGCGCCATCTTCTGGGCCACCAAGTACTCGCAGGACAACAAGGAG GAGTCCTTGTTTCTGCTGCTCCAGTACCTGCCCCCTGGGGTCATCGCCCTGGTCAACTTTTTGGGTCCCCTGCTGTTCGTTTTCCTGGTCCAGCTGGAGAACTACCCTCCCAACACTGAGGTCAACCTCAGCCTTATCTG GTGCGTGGTGCTCAAGCTGGCCAGCCTGGGAATGTTCTCCTTCTCGCTGGGCCAGACCGTGCTGTGCATCGGCAGAAACAAGACCAGCTGTGAGTCCTACGGCTACAACGCCTGTGACTACCAG TGCTGGGAGAATTCAGTGGGAGAGGAGCTGTACAAACTCAGCATCTTCAACTTCCTCCTCACGGTGGCCTTCGCCTTCCTTGTCAGCCTGCCTAGGAG gatgttGGTGGAGCGGTTCTCCGGCCGGTTCTGGGCTTGGCTGGACCGAGAGGAGTTCCTGGTGCCCAAGAACGTGCTGGACATCGTGGAGGGGCAGACGGTCACCTGGATGGGCCTCTTCTACTGCCCCCTGCTGCCCCTGCTCAACAGCGTCTTCATCTTCCTCACCTTCTACATCAAGAAG tacACTCTGCTGAGGAACTCCAGGGCGTCCCCTCGGCGATTCCGCGCCTCCAGCTCCATCTTCTTCTTCCAGCTGGTGCTCCTCCTGGGCCTGCTCCTGGCCGCCGTGCCCCTGGGCTATGTGGTCAGCAG CCTTGTCCTGACCGTGTGCATCTCCCAGTCCCAGGCCAGTTCCAGAGCCATCCGGAGACTGCGGAAGCAGCTGATGTGG GGCCGGTGCCCCAGCTGCAGGCTCCCTGCTGGACAGCGGACCAGGCCTCAGGGTAGAGCTGTTCTGCGGGCATCCTCGGGCAGCCCAGCTACAGACTGGTCAGGAGGGACGGGCTCACCCACACCCTGCAGATTCTGA
- the TMC8 gene encoding transmembrane channel-like protein 8 isoform X4 yields MQRQWSVQAPGEPEAEPGGEELCEQEMKRLCLSQQPVRVLPYAMVDKRFIRQLREPEGVKTSCWQQWRRRRQTAGRRLGEAARRLTRGCGLWEGALYEIGGLFGTGIQSYFTFLRFLLLLNLLTLLLTSSFVLLPLVWLQPPDSGPALNFTLQCPGSGHLPQTGVSKFNNLLWNVFTGRAFNNTYLFYGAYRAGPESSSTYSIRLAYLLSPLACLLLCFCGILRRMVKGLPQKMFLGQDYRSPLSAKVFSSWDFCIRGQEAATIKKHEISNEFKMELEEGRHLLLLQQQTRAQRACHLLTYLRVNVLIGLLVVGAISAIFWATKYSQDNKEESLFLLLQYLPPGVIALVNFLGPLLFVFLVQLENYPPNTEVNLSLIWCVVLKLASLGMFSFSLGQTVLCIGRNKTSCESYGYNACDYQCWENSVGEELYKLSIFNFLLTVAFAFLVSLPRRMLVERFSGRFWAWLDREEFLVPKNVLDIVEGQTVTWMGLFYCPLLPLLNSVFIFLTFYIKKYTLLRNSRASPRRFRASSSIFFFQLVLLLGLLLAAVPLGYVVSSIRSSWDCGLFANYSAPWQVVPELVALWLPPPSQCILHYLGSHAFRFPLLILLSLVLTVCISQSQASSRAIRRLRKQLMWGRCPSCRLPAGQRTRPQGRAVLRASSGSPATDWSGGTGSPTPCRF; encoded by the exons ATGCAGAGGCAGTGGTCGGTGCAGGCCCCGGGGGAGCCAGAAGCCGAGCCAGGGGGCGAGGAGCTATGTGAGCAGGAGATGAAGCGGCTGTGCCTTTCCCAGCAGCCGGTGCGGGTGCTGCCCTACGCCATGGTGGACAAGCGCTTTATCCG GCAGCTACGGGAGCCCGAGGGGGTGAAGACCTCCTGCTGGCAGCAGTGGCGTCGCAGGCGGCAGACTGCGGGCCGGCGACTGGGGGAGGCAGCTCGGCGGCTGACCCGGGGCTGTGGGCTCTGGGAGGGGGCTCTCTACGAGATCGGCG GCCTCTTTGGCACTGGAATCCAGTCCTATTTCACCTTCCTTCGCTTCCTGCTGCTACTTAACCTGCTGACCCTGCTTCTGACCAGCAGCTTTGTCCTGCTGCCCCTGGTCTGGCTCCAGCCCCCTGACTCAGGACCGGCTCTGAACTTCA CTCTCCAGTGTCCTGGTAGTGGCCACCTACCCCAGACCGGTGTTTCCAAGTTCAACAATCTACTCTGGAATGTATTTACCGGCAGG GCCTTCAACAACACCTATCTCTTTTACGGAGCGTACCGGGCGGGGCCCGAGAGCAGCTCGACATACAGTATCCGCCTGGCCTACCTCCTGAGCCCACTGGCCTGCCTGCTCCTCTGCTTCTGTGGGATTCTGCGGAG GATGGTGAAGGGGCTGCCACAGAAGATGTTCCTGGGCCAGGACTACCGGTCGCCTCTCAGTGCAAAGGTCTTCTCGTCCTGGGACTTCTGCATCCGGGGGCAGGAGGCCGCCACCATCAAGAAGCATGAGATCAGCAATGAATTCAAG atggagctggaggaggggcgtcacttgctgctgctgcagcagcAGACCCGGGCTCAGAGGGCCTGCCACCTGCTCACCTACCTGCGGGTCAACGTCCTCATCGGGCTGCTGGTGGTTGGAGCCATCAGCGCCATCTTCTGGGCCACCAAGTACTCGCAGGACAACAAGGAG GAGTCCTTGTTTCTGCTGCTCCAGTACCTGCCCCCTGGGGTCATCGCCCTGGTCAACTTTTTGGGTCCCCTGCTGTTCGTTTTCCTGGTCCAGCTGGAGAACTACCCTCCCAACACTGAGGTCAACCTCAGCCTTATCTG GTGCGTGGTGCTCAAGCTGGCCAGCCTGGGAATGTTCTCCTTCTCGCTGGGCCAGACCGTGCTGTGCATCGGCAGAAACAAGACCAGCTGTGAGTCCTACGGCTACAACGCCTGTGACTACCAG TGCTGGGAGAATTCAGTGGGAGAGGAGCTGTACAAACTCAGCATCTTCAACTTCCTCCTCACGGTGGCCTTCGCCTTCCTTGTCAGCCTGCCTAGGAG gatgttGGTGGAGCGGTTCTCCGGCCGGTTCTGGGCTTGGCTGGACCGAGAGGAGTTCCTGGTGCCCAAGAACGTGCTGGACATCGTGGAGGGGCAGACGGTCACCTGGATGGGCCTCTTCTACTGCCCCCTGCTGCCCCTGCTCAACAGCGTCTTCATCTTCCTCACCTTCTACATCAAGAAG tacACTCTGCTGAGGAACTCCAGGGCGTCCCCTCGGCGATTCCGCGCCTCCAGCTCCATCTTCTTCTTCCAGCTGGTGCTCCTCCTGGGCCTGCTCCTGGCCGCCGTGCCCCTGGGCTATGTGGTCAGCAG CATCCGCTCCTCCTGGGACTGTGGCCTCTTTGCCAACTACTCGGCCCCCTGGCAGGTGGTCCCTGAGCTGGTGGCCCTCTGGCTCCCACCCCCCAGCCAGTGCATCCTCCACTACCTGGGCTCCCACGCCTTCAGATTCCCGCTTCTCATCCTACTCAG CCTTGTCCTGACCGTGTGCATCTCCCAGTCCCAGGCCAGTTCCAGAGCCATCCGGAGACTGCGGAAGCAGCTGATGTGG GGCCGGTGCCCCAGCTGCAGGCTCCCTGCTGGACAGCGGACCAGGCCTCAGGGTAGAGCTGTTCTGCGGGCATCCTCGGGCAGCCCAGCTACAGACTGGTCAGGAGGGACGGGCTCACCCACACCCTGCAGATTCTGA